The following DNA comes from Chryseobacterium gallinarum.
CCAGTTTCTCTAATGTTGTTCCTCTCTCTGTTGCTACAACATAATTTACATCTGCTTCCACCTGGGGACTTCCCTCCAGGTCTGTTCTTACAAATACAAAACCTGTATTTTCTTTTGCAGGCTTAATGGTAAGTTTTACTTCTCTACCCGTATGAAGACCAATTCCAGAAAGAGTTACCTCTTGCTGGAGTGTTTTTTGCATATCACTCATTAGTATTATCTTTTGAGTTATTCTCAAGATTATTTATTCTGCTTACAATTTCAGGGAAACTTCTAAAATGAACATAGCTTCTCAAATAGTCATTATAACTAATTGCCGGAGATCCATACAGTGTTTCTTTATCATTAACGCTGGAATTCACCCCACTCTGAGCCTGAATTTTCACCTGATTTCCTATTTTAATATGTCCCACAATTCCTACCTGACCTCCAATCTGATTCCAGTCTCCTATTGTGGTGGAACCTGCGATTCCCGCCTGTGCTGCAATCACGTTATTCTGACCGATTTTCACATTATGGGCAATCTGGATCAGGTTATCAATTTTGGTTCCTTTCCCAATAATTGTAGAACCGATTGTAGCCCGGTCTATACTGCAGTTTGACCCTATTTCAACATCATCTTCAATAATGACATTTCCTAATTGAGGGATTTTCTTAAACCCTTCCGCTGTTGGTTGAAAACCAAATCCATCCCCTCCTACTACCGTATTGGAATGGATGACACAATTGTCTCCGATGACACAGTAATCATAAATTCTGGCTCCACTGTCTATTTTACAGTTTTTACCGATTTTCACTCCCTTTCCTATATATACATGAGGATAAATCTGTGATCCTTCTCCTATTTTAGCCTTTTCCGAAACATAGGTAAACGCCCCGATATAAGCTTTATCACCTATTACGGCTGTATCGTGAATAGATGATCCGTTTTCAATACCTTCTTTTCTTCCTTTCATCTCCTGATATAAATTCATCAGAACCTGGAAAGACAGATAGGCATCTTTTACAACGATTAAGGTAGGAGTATAAGTATCTTTAATCAGAAGTTTTTCCGAAACAATAATAACGGAACATTTTGAGGTATCTAAAAAATGAGAAAAACGATCTTGTGCTATAAAAGAAAGATGTCCTGATTCCCCATTTTCGATTGGTGAAACCCCTTTAATAAGTGCGTTCTCGTCACCTATTATTTTTCCGTCAATAAAACTTGCAATTTGCGAAGCTGTAAATTCCATATTCTGCAAAGATAAGAAATTCTAGAATTTGCAAACATGTTTTAATTTCAGATCGTAAATTTTAATAATTTTTAAGAATCTTACCGGGAAATATCCCTTGGAAACATGAGGATATATCTTGTGGTCTTATGCACCATTAAACCTGATAAAAGCTGATCTTCCGACTCATGCAGCCGTGTTTTTTTTCCATTTTTCTGTAGTAAATAAATGGGCTGTTTTTCGGTATTGTAAGGCAGCAGTTTTCTTTTAATTTCATGTACCAGTGCTTCACCATTGCCGATTCCGAAAAATTCATTAGTCTTTTTTATTTTTTCAGCAATCACCTCCTTATCAAACGGATGGGATGAAATGATAGTTTTCGGAAGGTTTCTCCCGATCACACAAGCACACCAATATGATAAAATAAAGTCATCCGAATGCTGCCATTCTTTCATCGCATGAATAATATCATTATCATCAAGCCTGGTAAACCTTTCAATATCTTCATCTGTTGCAGCGCTTTTTTCACGGTATAAAAAGTATTTCAGATTTTCAGTAGCCGGAAGGTTTATTCCCTGGGAAACCAGAAGCTTGGCTCTTTCCAGAATTTTTACCAGAAGATATTCCGCCAGAGCAGAAGTTTTATGATAGTATACCTGCCAATACATAAACATTCTGGCCGTTAGAAAGTTTTCAATAGAATAAATTCCTTTCGCATCAATAACCAGCTCTCCTTCTTCACAGACATTCATCATTGAAATAATCCTTTGTGTATTGATGTTTCCTTCCGATACGCCTGTAAAAAAACTGTCTCTTTTCAAATAATCCAACCGGTCTACATCCAATTGAGATGAAATCAGCTGATTAAAAAACTTTCTATGGTATTTCCCCTGAAACATTTCAATAGCAACAGATAATTGTCCCTGAAATTCATCATTCAGCTTATTCATCAATAATAACGAAAGGTTTTCATGATGCCAGTCATCCATCAGCATACTTTCCAAGGCATGGGAAAAGGGACCATGACCAATATCATGCATCAGAATAGCCAGCATTGCTCCTTTTTCTTCTTCTTCAGAAATTTTTACTCCTTTCTGCTTTAATGTTTCCAATGCTGTAAACATCAAATGCATCGCTCCCAGTGCATGATGAAACCTTGTGTGGGTAGCTCCCGGAAAAATCAGGTTTAAAAGTCCGGTTTGCCCGATTCTTCTCAATCTCTGAAAGTAAGGATGTTCAATGATATCAAATAAAATTTCGTGTGGGATCTTGATAAATCCGTGAACAGGATCGTTGATGATCTTTAGCTTATTCTGCATTGCAACGTCATAATTAGTAAACAAAGTTAGGCATTTTAAATTTGAGTGGTTATTAAATTTTTGAGAAGAAATGGAGTTTAAAAACATTCATCTTATTAATATTTCCGTTTATAATACAAGCTGTTGACGTATAAATTTTACTATTTATTTAAAAACTTTTGCCGCTGTTCTTTCAAAGAATTATCTTTGGATGAAAACACTATATCCCTTTATGAGGAAACATTTTATTTTCATTTTACTTTTTTTCAGTTTCAATTTTTCAGCACAGATTTTATCTGAAACCCAAAAGCTGGAATCTCTCTGCCGGGTCTGGGGATTTTTAAAATATTATCATCCCAGTGTGGCAAAGGGCAACCTTGAATGGGACAGACAACTGCTCCATAAAATAGATGAACTTAAAGGGATTAATGATAAAAAAGCTTTAAATAAATTGTATTCCCAATGGATTGAAAGCCTGGGAAATGTTCCGGCCTGCAAAAAATGTAAAGTAATTGAGGGAAAGTCCTATTTTTTAAAAAACTTCGACCTGGGCTGGATCGACAATTCTGATGTTTTTAGTAAAAAAATTTCTGAAAAACTCCACTATATCGAAAACAACAGGAATACCGGAGATCATTATTATTTCGGTGTAGGAAACAGGAAAATATATTTCCGGAATGAAAAGTCTTACGGAGCTGGGTATACTTCTAAGTCAATTGCTCTGCTGGAGCTATTCAGATACTGGAATTATATTGAGTATTTTTTCCCTTATAAATACGAAACGGACCAGCCTTGGAATGATGTCCTTACGGAAATGATCCCTAAATTCCTTCTGGCAAACAATGATGAAAGTTACCATCTGGCTTTAGCCGAATTAGTTGCAAAAACTGATGATTCCCATGCTTATCTTTACTCAAAACATATCAGTCTTTCTCTTTATGGAAACAGAAAAGTTCCTGTAGAATATTCTTATGCGGAAGGGAAATTGCTGGTTACGAAAATCAATTCTACCCGTTTTCGAGAAAAAAGCCTGCTGAACATTGGAGATGTGATTTATGATATTGAAGGTAAAACCATCCCGGAAATGGTTAACAGTTTTGCAAAATATGTACCTGCATCCAATTCGTGGGGGAAACTCCATAAAGTAAAAAACTTTTTTCTTATGAGTCCTAAAGATTCCGTGGCCATGAAAATCGAAAGGAGCGGGCAAAACTTGATGGTAACTGCGAAAACCTATTATAGTAAGGATATTATCACTGAAAAAAGTATAGCTCCCGCCAAGTGGAAATTCATTGATCCTGAAAAGAAAACCGGCTACGTGGATATGGGGATCATTGAAAAGGAAGATCTGGATGAAATGTACGGGAGTCTGAAGTCTGCCCAATCTATTATATTTGATCTCAGGAATTATCCCAGACAGACCATTATTCCTTTAAGCAGATTACTGCTACCCGCAACCGTCCCTTATTACCGGTTTATTTTTCCTGAAACCAATTATCCCGGGAAGTTTTATAGCATCACCAACAGTATCGGGAGGAATAATCCTGAATACTATAAAGGAAATGTAGTCGTTTTGGTAAACGAGAGTACCCAAAGCCAGGCTGAAACAACCGTAATGATGCTAAAGCAGCATCCGAAAGCCAAAGTGATTGGCAGCAATACTTCCGGAGCTAACGGAGATGTCATTACTTTTAAAATCGCAGGTCTTGATACCCGCTTTACAGGTCTCGGGGCTTATTATCCCGATGGCAGGGAAACACAAAGAATCGGCATTATTCCGGATATCATTGTAAGACCGACTATAGAGGGGCTTAAAGAAGGTAAAGACGAAGTTATGGAAAGAGCTTTGCATTACATAAAAACCAATGAATAATAGTGCAGATACAGGATGTCCTGATATGGATTTTCATTTAACTAATATTTAACTTTTAATCTTCCTAATTTGTGAGATTTTAAAAGGATTTGGTCAACATTTTGATACAATAACCATGTAAAAAATAAATTATGTCAGAAAAGATATTATGGATCGATGATGAAATAGATTTACTTAAACCTCATATCGTATTTTTAGAAAAAAAGGGTTACCAGGTAACCCCTGTTAATAATGTGAATGAAGCTTTAGAGCTTATGGATTCTGAGAAGTTTGCATTAACATTAATTGATGAGAATATGCCGGGCATTTCCGGACTGGAAGCAATTCCTATGATTAAGGAAAAAGATAATTCCTTAAAAATAGTAATGGTTACCAAAAGCGAGGAGGAGCACATTATGGAAGAAGCAATAGGCTCCCAGATTGCCGATTATATCCTGAAACCGGTAAATCCGAATCAGATCCTTCTTTCATTAAAGAAAAATCTCCAACAGGAAAACCTTGTTGAACAAAAAACAATTTTGCAGTATCAGCAGGAATTCAGAAACCTTTCGATGGAACTTTCTTACCTGAGAACATACCAAGATTGGGCAGAGTATTATAAGAAAATTCTCAGTTGGGAAATCAAATTTGATAAGGTTGCAGACAATGAATTCGCTGATCTTTTACAATCACAAAAGGAGGAAGCCAATATCCAGTTTGCCAAGTTCATTGAAAAGAATTACGAAAACTGGCTTACAGATTCAGATAAACCTATCATGAGTCACACTCTTTTCAAAGAGAAAGTAAAACCTGAGGTTGAAAAAGAAAAAGTGCTTTTATTGATGGTTGACAATCTTCGTTATGATCAATGGAAAGTTATTGAACCTTTATTTACAAAATATTACAATAAAATATCAGAAGACTACTATTACAGTATTCTTCCTACTGCTACGCAATATGCAAGAAACTCATTCTTTGCCGGCCTGATGCCATCAGAAATTGAGAAGCGTTTTCCTGAAAAATGGTTTAATGATAATGAGGAAGGAAACAAAAATGAATTTGAGCGGGATTTTCTGGAAGACCAGATGAAAAGGATCGGTCTTGGATCCAAATCCATGAAATATCTTAAAGTATTGAATGCTGATTTTGAAAGAAAAATCTACGACGATTTTAATCAGCATAAGAACAATGATCTGTTGGTTATTGTCTATAACTTTATTGATATCCTGTCCCATGCTAAAACGGACAATCATATTGTAGACCAGCTTATCCGTGATGATAAAACTTTCCGGTCCCTTACCTTCAACTGGTTTGAAAATTCTTCATTGATGAAAATTATCAAAACAGCGGCTGAAAACGGATATAAATTGGTGATCACAACAGATCATGGAACTGTTTATGTAAAAAAGCCAAGCAAAGTGGTAGGAGACAGGGAAACCTCTACCAATATCCGTTATAAAACCGGTAAAAGCTTAACCTATGATGATAGTGATGTATGGGCTATCACCAACCCGGAAAAACTGTTCCTGCCAAAAGGAAATCTCAGCTCTAAATATATTTTTGCCAAAAATAATATTTTCCTTGCCTATCCGAAGAATTACAATCACTTTGTAAATTATTATAAAGAAACATATCAACATGGAGGAATTTCACTGGAAGAGTGTATTATTCCTATAAGCATTTTAGAACCCAAGTAGTTTTTTTCATAGTTTATTTAATATTGGGTTTGGAGCGGAAAAAATCGATCGATTTTTTCCGCTTCTTTTTTTATAGTCTTCAAGAGTTCATATCTTCGTAAAAAATAAGTCATGCTTGTTATTTCACTTACTTATGCCAAGTAGAGTGCCTTACAATGAAAATTTTAAATTCTTTATAAAAGACTCATGAAATTAATTACATACAACGTTAACGGAATCCGGGCTGCTTTCACCAAAGATTTTCTGGGCTGGTTAAAAGCTGCCGATCCTGACATCATCTGCATCCAGGAAAGTAAAGCCGGAAATGATCAGATTGATATTGAAAGCCTGGAAAAACTAGGATATCACAGTTATTGGCATTCTGCAATAAGAAAAGGCTACAGCGGGGTGGGAATTGCTTCAAAAATCAAACCTAATCATATAGAGTATGGTTGTGGTATTGAAAGCTACGATAGCGAAGGAAGAATTATCCGTGCTGATTTTGACGGCTATTCTGCTATTTCAGTTTATGTACCTTCTGCCACCAATATTGAAAGACTGGATTTTAAAATGCAGTTTTGCCATGACTTTTTAGAGTATATAAAAAATCTGAAAAAAGAGATTCCCAACCTGATCATATCCGGAGATTTTAATATCTGTCATGAGGCAATTGATATCCATGATCCTGTCCGCTTAAAAAATGTATCAGGGTTTCTTCCTATGGAAAGAGAATGGATGACCAATTTCATCAACGAATGCGAACTGATTGACAGCTTCAGATATTTTAATAATGAACCTGATAATTATACCTGGTGGAGCTACCGTCAGAATTCCAGAGCCAAGAATAAAGGCTGGAGACTGGATTATAATTTCACCTCTTATAGTTTGAAGGATAAATTAAGCAGAGCCGCTATTTTAAAAGAAGCGGTACATTCTGATCATTGCCCTGCACTATTGGAACTAGACATTTAAAACAAATAATAATCATAAATACAAAAAACCAGCTTTTCAGCTGGTTTTATTAATTTAAATCATAAAATTAATCGACAATTTCATACTCCACCGGAATTGTACCTCTACTGATATCTCCGATTTCGTCGAACGCAGCTTTAGACATGTCTAAAGATCTTGATGAATGGAAAGGTCCTCTGTCATTAATTCTTACTATCACTTCTTTACCATTCCTAAGGTTGGTTACCTTAATGTTTGTTCCAAATGGAAGCGTTCTGTTTGCTGCGGTAAACTTTGAGTTATCAAAGATTTCTCCGCTGGCGGTTTTTCTACCGTTAAATTTATCGTGGTAGTACGATGCATAACTTGTTTTTTTCGCATCTAAGGCATTATTCGTAAATGAGTAAATACCTAAGGTTGAAATCATCATTATGATTACGAGAATGAATCTTTTCATCACTTTGAACTTTTATTGGTTTTTGACAGAGCAAAAGTATCAGGAATCTGCTAAAGTCCACAGTCGAAAAGTTAAAAAGCGTTAATAAAAACCAAATTATATGTTAACAATCCTTGTAATGTCCTTTTAATAGCCGTTTTCAGGTGTATTGTTAAAAAACGTTAAAAAAACAGCTTAAAAGTTAACATAATTAACTACTTTATGCATAATTTAAAAAATTAACTTTTATAAACATTTGAATAACAATAAGTTAAATAAAACACAATTTCGTTAAAAACCGTTTAGTTTTGTCTGTTTATAATGTATGGCCGACACTGATCAGTACACATTTGAAATGAATCAGCCAGTATATAAAAGCATACATTATTGCCAAATTCCGGATTAGATGCAAGGTTGGGGGAATTAGAATATTTGTACTTTGTATCTTTTACTTTTCACACAAAGAATTTCTGTGTTATATTGTAAGGGTTACAAAAAATAGAACCTGCTTCATTTAATCTTTCTAGTGACTTTATTCCTCTCTTTAGCTCATTTACAAAAAATGATCTTGGCGTTTATATCATTGGTAAATTTAATCTATGAGAGCTCAATGATGTTGCCACAACATAGAGATCTTCCCAATAACTGGGTTTCTCACTAAGTTTTGGCTAAAGCTAATGGAAGATATAATTTTCAAAAACGGACTAAAGTCCGTTCTATTGAATATTCATCAGTAAATTCTAATTCTTAACTTCAAACATTTTTCTATTCATTAACTAAACTTTGCTTAGCTTCCAATTTTTGAAACTGATCCAAACTCTTGATTCCCAATAATAAAAAACAAAAACCAATGAGAGACTCATTGGTTTTTTTATGTAATTAAATAAATTCTTTTATTTTAAATATTCTAATACGTAATCATAAGTATCAGCCGGATAAACGACAGACATACTTGGAGATCCTGTAATAGCGTTTCCTGCAGTAGTTGCTACGGTATAAGAATACAAGCTTCTATCATACACTACATTAGTACCGGCTTTGTAAATTGTAATACCATACAGAGACGTCATTCCGGCAGGGGCAGGAATATTTACTGCTGTAGAGTTACCTGTTGTAGTAAAAGTTCCTTTGATAGCATATACCTGTGCATTATTTACTAATGTATTGGTAACAGTTTCAGTAGGAAGAATGTTTACTTTCGCACTGCTATTGTTTCCACCCATTGGCAACCATTGTCCACCTGTAGTGGAAGTAGGGCTTCCTGGGTTTGAGAAATAATAGAACCCTGGAGTTACTGCCTGATTTCCTACACCTGAACCTGTAGCAGGAGTATTACCCGCTGTTGTGTTATATACAATCATCCCGTCAAATCTGTTCGGGTTGTTCGATGCATTATATAAAGTACCCTGGTTAGCTAAAACCAATTGGGTAAGATCTGCTCTAGGGAAAATAAAACCTTTACCTAAGTTCGCGTTATTAACTGTATTTGTAACTGAAGCATCAATGAAAGCTGATGATACGGGAATACTTGAACCTGAATATGCCTGGTTACCTTTAATTTGTGCTGAAAGCGTATTTCCAACAGAAGAAATAATCAAAGCTACAGCGATATATTTTAAATTTTTCATCTTTAATTAATTTAATAAATTATTGTATTTTGATTATTGACCAGCAAGGGAATACCAGTTTGTTCCGTCTGTAATAAATTCAGAACCAAACTGCTGAAGACTAGAGAAAGTATTAGTCTTGTAGTTTGCGTTTTGATTTGTTAAGTTCTGTGAAATACCTGATAATTCAACAATTGTCAGTTTTTTCCCTACCATAGAAGCATCGGGAGTTGGTAATTTGATATCACCTGAAACTCCTCCTGAGAATAAAACTACATTCCCAACATCACTTGGTAAAAGTGTAACCAGCGCTGCTCCAGCTACAGTTCTGTAAGTTGGAGTAGGAAGTGCAGCACCTCCTCCTAATGTTTTCCATGTGGAAGATGGAGCGTCATAGTAATAGAACCCTACTGCTGTTACGTTTGTAGTTTTAGCAGTAGCAGTACCATCAATAGTGGTAACAAAAGTAAGAGCACCGTTTTGTTCAGCTACATAGGCAGCATCTTTAGCAGCCAGCTGAGCTCTTGTCATACGAGGGACCAATACGGCATCAGGTTTTGTATTATCTGCAGTATTAGCTACTACATCTAATGTTGCGGCGGGTGTGGTTGTGTTAATCCCTACACGCCCTTGCTGAGCCTTGGAAAGTGCCGAAAGGCAAACCAGCATAGTTGCTGTTAATAAAAATTTTTTCATAAGTTTTTAAAGATTTTAATTACATTATTTTCCATCAATATTTCCAAAAAGGAAGATGCATATCAACTTGCGCTTATCATCTTGGAGCTAAGATACACAAAAATAATTCAACTTATTGTGTATTCAGCATCAAATTAATAAATAACTTGTTGAAAGCACATGATTTAAAAACATTGCTTCAGGCGCAAATTTAAGATATAATTTTTTAATTTTTATACTTTCATGAAAGAAAATTAAAAAATACAAACAACAATATCACATAAAAACCTGATAAACAACAATATAAATTCAAATTAAATAAAAACACATATATTAAATTTTATTCATATTTTTTTAGTATATGTGAAGCAATGAAGTATATTGTCTTATAATTAGCAATTATTGTTCTTTTTTTATACTAATTCTCCATATAAGTCGAACTCTTCAGCTGAAGTGATGATAACATTGGCAAATTCACCTATAGAAATATAGGTATCTTCTGCCGAAACCAAAACCGTATTATCCACATCAGGAGAGTCATATTCCGTTCTTCCTATAAAGTAGTTTCCTTCTTTACGGTCAAAGATACACCTGAATGTTTTCCCTATTTTTTCCTGATTCTTTTCCCAAGAGATTTGTGATTGCAGCTCCATAATCTCTTCTACCCTGGCCTCTTTTACTTCCTGCGGGATATCATCATCCAGTACATGAGCTGTTGTATTTTCTTCATGGGAATAGGTGAAGCATCCTAATCTGTCAAATTTTTGTTCTTTTACCCAATTTTTTAATTCCTGGAACCTCTCTTCTGTTTCTCCGGGATACCCTACAATCAGGGTAGTCCTGATAGCCATATCCGGAACTTTTTCTCTGAATTTAGCCAGAAGAGCATTTGTTTTTTCATGAGTTGTTCCTCTCTTCATCGATTTCAAAAGATCGGAATTGATATGCTGAAGCGGAATATCTATGTAATTACATACTTTTGGTTCTTCACGGATAATATCTAATACATCTTCCGGAAAACCGCTTGGAAATGCATAATGAAGACGAATCCACTCTACTCCTTCTACTTTTACCAATTCTTTCAGAAGATCTCCGAGGGCTCTTTTTTTATAAAGATCCAACCCGTAATAAGTAAGATCCTGAGCAATCAGAATCAGTTCTTTTGTTCCTTTCTTAGCCAACTTCTGAGCTTCAGAGACCAATTTTTCAATAGGCGTGGAAACGTGTCCTCCTCTCATTAAGGGAATAGCGCAAAAAGAGCATGGCCTGTCACATCCTTCTGAGATTTTAAGATATGCGTAATGCTTGGGAGTTGTTGTAAGTCTTTCTCCCACCAGTTCGTGTTTGTAATCTGCTCCAAGATGTTTAAGCAGAACGGGTAAATCTCTGGTCCCAAAATATTGATCTACATCCGGAATTTCTTTTACCAGATCCGGCTTATATCTTTCGGAAAGGCATCCTGTAACAAATACTTTTTCTACCTCTCCCCTGTTTTTGGCTTCTACATAATCAAGGATAGTATTAATGGATTCTTCTTTAGCATTATCTATAAATCCGCAGGTATTGATCACAACAATATCACCACGATCTTCATGAACCACTTCTTTACCATTGGCTTTCAGCTGGCTCATTAATACTTCAGAATCATAGACATTCTTGGAGCATCCAAGAGTAACTACAT
Coding sequences within:
- the lpxD gene encoding UDP-3-O-(3-hydroxymyristoyl)glucosamine N-acyltransferase, with translation MEFTASQIASFIDGKIIGDENALIKGVSPIENGESGHLSFIAQDRFSHFLDTSKCSVIIVSEKLLIKDTYTPTLIVVKDAYLSFQVLMNLYQEMKGRKEGIENGSSIHDTAVIGDKAYIGAFTYVSEKAKIGEGSQIYPHVYIGKGVKIGKNCKIDSGARIYDYCVIGDNCVIHSNTVVGGDGFGFQPTAEGFKKIPQLGNVIIEDDVEIGSNCSIDRATIGSTIIGKGTKIDNLIQIAHNVKIGQNNVIAAQAGIAGSTTIGDWNQIGGQVGIVGHIKIGNQVKIQAQSGVNSSVNDKETLYGSPAISYNDYLRSYVHFRSFPEIVSRINNLENNSKDNTNE
- a CDS encoding HD domain-containing protein, with translation MQNKLKIINDPVHGFIKIPHEILFDIIEHPYFQRLRRIGQTGLLNLIFPGATHTRFHHALGAMHLMFTALETLKQKGVKISEEEEKGAMLAILMHDIGHGPFSHALESMLMDDWHHENLSLLLMNKLNDEFQGQLSVAIEMFQGKYHRKFFNQLISSQLDVDRLDYLKRDSFFTGVSEGNINTQRIISMMNVCEEGELVIDAKGIYSIENFLTARMFMYWQVYYHKTSALAEYLLVKILERAKLLVSQGINLPATENLKYFLYREKSAATDEDIERFTRLDDNDIIHAMKEWQHSDDFILSYWCACVIGRNLPKTIISSHPFDKEVIAEKIKKTNEFFGIGNGEALVHEIKRKLLPYNTEKQPIYLLQKNGKKTRLHESEDQLLSGLMVHKTTRYILMFPRDISR
- a CDS encoding S41 family peptidase, which codes for MKTLYPFMRKHFIFILLFFSFNFSAQILSETQKLESLCRVWGFLKYYHPSVAKGNLEWDRQLLHKIDELKGINDKKALNKLYSQWIESLGNVPACKKCKVIEGKSYFLKNFDLGWIDNSDVFSKKISEKLHYIENNRNTGDHYYFGVGNRKIYFRNEKSYGAGYTSKSIALLELFRYWNYIEYFFPYKYETDQPWNDVLTEMIPKFLLANNDESYHLALAELVAKTDDSHAYLYSKHISLSLYGNRKVPVEYSYAEGKLLVTKINSTRFREKSLLNIGDVIYDIEGKTIPEMVNSFAKYVPASNSWGKLHKVKNFFLMSPKDSVAMKIERSGQNLMVTAKTYYSKDIITEKSIAPAKWKFIDPEKKTGYVDMGIIEKEDLDEMYGSLKSAQSIIFDLRNYPRQTIIPLSRLLLPATVPYYRFIFPETNYPGKFYSITNSIGRNNPEYYKGNVVVLVNESTQSQAETTVMMLKQHPKAKVIGSNTSGANGDVITFKIAGLDTRFTGLGAYYPDGRETQRIGIIPDIIVRPTIEGLKEGKDEVMERALHYIKTNE
- the porX gene encoding T9SS response regulator signal transducer PorX; amino-acid sequence: MSEKILWIDDEIDLLKPHIVFLEKKGYQVTPVNNVNEALELMDSEKFALTLIDENMPGISGLEAIPMIKEKDNSLKIVMVTKSEEEHIMEEAIGSQIADYILKPVNPNQILLSLKKNLQQENLVEQKTILQYQQEFRNLSMELSYLRTYQDWAEYYKKILSWEIKFDKVADNEFADLLQSQKEEANIQFAKFIEKNYENWLTDSDKPIMSHTLFKEKVKPEVEKEKVLLLMVDNLRYDQWKVIEPLFTKYYNKISEDYYYSILPTATQYARNSFFAGLMPSEIEKRFPEKWFNDNEEGNKNEFERDFLEDQMKRIGLGSKSMKYLKVLNADFERKIYDDFNQHKNNDLLVIVYNFIDILSHAKTDNHIVDQLIRDDKTFRSLTFNWFENSSLMKIIKTAAENGYKLVITTDHGTVYVKKPSKVVGDRETSTNIRYKTGKSLTYDDSDVWAITNPEKLFLPKGNLSSKYIFAKNNIFLAYPKNYNHFVNYYKETYQHGGISLEECIIPISILEPK
- a CDS encoding exodeoxyribonuclease III, with the protein product MKLITYNVNGIRAAFTKDFLGWLKAADPDIICIQESKAGNDQIDIESLEKLGYHSYWHSAIRKGYSGVGIASKIKPNHIEYGCGIESYDSEGRIIRADFDGYSAISVYVPSATNIERLDFKMQFCHDFLEYIKNLKKEIPNLIISGDFNICHEAIDIHDPVRLKNVSGFLPMEREWMTNFINECELIDSFRYFNNEPDNYTWWSYRQNSRAKNKGWRLDYNFTSYSLKDKLSRAAILKEAVHSDHCPALLELDI
- a CDS encoding septal ring lytic transglycosylase RlpA family protein; this translates as MMKRFILVIIMMISTLGIYSFTNNALDAKKTSYASYYHDKFNGRKTASGEIFDNSKFTAANRTLPFGTNIKVTNLRNGKEVIVRINDRGPFHSSRSLDMSKAAFDEIGDISRGTIPVEYEIVD
- the rimO gene encoding 30S ribosomal protein S12 methylthiotransferase RimO, encoding MRTKSVGKKKINVVTLGCSKNVYDSEVLMSQLKANGKEVVHEDRGDIVVINTCGFIDNAKEESINTILDYVEAKNRGEVEKVFVTGCLSERYKPDLVKEIPDVDQYFGTRDLPVLLKHLGADYKHELVGERLTTTPKHYAYLKISEGCDRPCSFCAIPLMRGGHVSTPIEKLVSEAQKLAKKGTKELILIAQDLTYYGLDLYKKRALGDLLKELVKVEGVEWIRLHYAFPSGFPEDVLDIIREEPKVCNYIDIPLQHINSDLLKSMKRGTTHEKTNALLAKFREKVPDMAIRTTLIVGYPGETEERFQELKNWVKEQKFDRLGCFTYSHEENTTAHVLDDDIPQEVKEARVEEIMELQSQISWEKNQEKIGKTFRCIFDRKEGNYFIGRTEYDSPDVDNTVLVSAEDTYISIGEFANVIITSAEEFDLYGELV